The region ATCCTGATCGATCAGCACAATGCCGTCTTCGCCGCGTTTGTAGATCGCCCCGCTCGGGCAAGTGGCGACGCAGGCCGGGTTGAGGCAGTGCTCGCACAGGCGCGGCAGGTACATCATGAAGGTGTTTTCGAACTGGCCGTACATCGCCTTCTGCATGTTGTCGAAGTTTTTGTCCTGCGAGCGTTTTTCGAATTCGCCGCCGAGGATCTCCTCCCAGTTCGGGCCGTTTTCGATCTTCTTCATGCGCTGGCCGGTGATCAGCGAGCGCGGCCGGGCGATCGGCTGATGCTTGCCCTGCGGCGCGGTATGCAGATTCTGGTAGTCGTAGTCGAACGGCTCGTAATAGTCGTCCAGCGCCGGCACGTCCGGGTTGGCGAAAATCTTCGACAGCAGCCCGACGCGGCTGCCCATGCGCGGTTCCAGTTTGCCGTTGATTTTACGGATCCAGCCGCCCCGCCATTTCTCCTGATCTTCCCAGGCGTGCGGATAACCGACGCCCGGTTTGCTTTCCACGTTGTTGAACCAGGCGTATTCCATGCCCTCACGGCTGGTCCAGACGTTTTTGCAGGTCACCGAACAGGTGTGGCAACCGATGCATTTGTCCAGGTTCAGCACCATGCCGACTTGCGAACGAATTTTCATTTTGCTTTCTCCTGCCGGCTGCCCTGCGAGTCGTCGTTGCCTTCACCATCCAACCAGTCGATCCGGTTCATTTTGCGCACCACCACGAATTCGTCGCGGTTGGAACCGACGGTGCCGTAATAGTTGAAGCCGTAGGCCAACTGCGCATAACCGCCGATCATGTGGGTCGGTTTCGGGCAAACGCGGGTCACCGAATTGTGGATGCCGCCGCGCTGGCGGGTGATTTCCGAACCGGGAATATTCACGATGCGTTCCTGCGCGTGGTACATCATGGTCATGCCCGCCGGAATGCGCTGGCTGACCACCGCCCGCGCGGTCAGCGCGCCGTTGGCGTTAAAGGCCTCGATCCAGTCGTTGTCCTTGATGCCCAGATCCCGGGCGTCGTCTTCACTCATCCAGACAATCGGTCCGCCGCGCGACAGGGTCAGCATCAGCAGGTTGTCGCTGTAGGTGGAGTGAATGCCCCATTTCTGGTGCGGCGTCAGGAAATTCAGCGCCTTCTCTTTGTTGCCGTTCGGCTTCCGGTTCAGCAGCGGCTGCGCGGCGCGGGTGTCGATCGGCGGGCGATACACCAGCAGGCTTTCGCCAAAGGCGCGCATCCATTCGTGATCCTGATACAACTGCTGGCGACCGCTGAGGGTGCGCCAAGGGATCAGCTCATGCACGTTGGTGTAACAGGCGTTATACGACACATGCTCATCTTCCAAGCCTGACCAGGTCGGGCTGGAGATGATTTTGCGCGGCTGAGCCTGAATATCGCGGAAGCGGATCTTTTCATCCTCCTTGTTCAGCGCCAGATGGCGGTGATCGCGGCCGGTAATGTTACCCAGCGCGTCCCACGCCTTGACCGCTACCTGCCCGTTGGTTTCCGGCGCCAGCGACAAAATCACCTCGGCGGCGTCGATCGCGCTGTCAATCTTCGGCCGGCCCACCGCCGGGCCTTCGGTTTTCACGTAGTTGAGCTTTTTCAGGAAATCGACTTCGGTCTGGGTATTCCAGCTGATGCCCTTGCCGCCGTTGCCCAGCTTGTCCAGCAGCGGCCCCAGCGACGTGAAGCGCTCATAAGTCGCCGGGTAGTCGCGTTCCACCACCATGATGTGCGGCGCGGTTTTACCGGGGATCAGTTCGCATTCGCCCTTCTTCCAGTCTTTCACGCCATAAGGTTGCGCCAGCTCTGCCGGGGAATCGTGCTGGATAGGCAGCGTCACCACGTCGGTTTCCTGGCCCAGATGCCCAACGCACACCTCGGAGAAGGCTTTGGCGATGCCCTTGTAGATCTCCCAGTCACTCTTGGAATCCCAGGCCGGATCGACCGCCGCCGACAGAGGGTGAATAAACGGATGCATGTCCGAGGTATTCATGTCGTCTTTTTCGTACCAGGTGGCGGTCGGCAGCACGATGTCAGAGTAAAGGCAGGTGCTGGACATGCGGAAATCGAGCGTCACCACCAGATCCAGCTTGCCTTCACCGCCGTTATCCAGCCATTCCACTTCCTGCGGCTTGGCTGCGCCCTGTTGGCCCAGATCCTTGCCCTGAATGCCGTTTTCGGTACCCAGCAGATATTTGAGCATGTACTCATGGCCCTTGCCGGAGGAGCCCAACAGGTTGGAACGCCAGACGAACAGGTTGCGCGGGAAGTTCTGCGGATTGTCCGGTTGCTCGGCGGCGAAGCCAAGCCGCCCCGTCTTCAGCGCGTCGACGGTGAAATCTACCGGCGTCTGCCCGGCGGCTTTCGCCTGCGCCGCCAGATGCAGCGGGTTAGCGCTCAGCTGCGGCGCGGAAGGCAACCACCCCATGCGCTCGGCGCGCACGTTGAGATCGATCAGGCTGCCGCCAAAACGCGACTTGTCCGCCAGCGGCGACAACAGCTCTTCGGTTCCGACGGTTTCATACCGCCATTGACTGGAGTGGTTATAGAAGAACGAGGTGCTGTTCATGTGGCGCGGCGGGCGCTGCCAGTCGAGACCGAACGCCAGCGGCAGCCAGCCGGTTTGCGGCCGCAGTTTTTCCTGGCCGACGTAGTGCGCCCAGCCGCCGCCGCTCTGGCCGACGCAACCGCAGAAGATCAGCATGTTGATCAGGCCGCGGTAGGTCATGTCCATGTGATACCAGTGGTTGACGCCGGCGCCGACGATAATCATTGAGCGGCCATGGGTTTTCTCGGCGTTGTCGGCGAACTCGCGGGCAATGCGGATAATATTGTGGCGCGATACGCTGGTAATTTGCTCGGCCCAGGCCGGCGTGTAAGCTTTGACCTCGTCGTAGTTCGCGGCGCAGTTGGCGTCGTCCAGACCTCGTTCCAATCCGTAATTGGCCAGGGTCAGATCGTAGACGCTGGTGACCAACGCCTCGCTGCCGTCCGCCAGGCGCAGGCGTTTCACCGGCAGCTTGTGCAACAGGATCTCGTCCAGCGCCACGCTGTTGAAATGCTCGCTGTCGGCGCCGCCGAAGTACGGGAAGCCCACCTCGGTGACCTCGTCATGCATGCCCATCAGGCTAAGCTGCAACTCCACTTCCTGTTGCGACTTGCCTTCGCGCTGTTCCAGGTTCCATTTGCCCTGCTCGCCCCAGCGGAAACCGATGGAGCCTTGCGGCGCCACCAATTCACCGCTGCGGCTGTCGATAGCGACGGTTTTCCACTCCGGATTATTTTCCTGCCCCAGCCCATCCACCAGATCGGCGGCGCGCAGCAGGCGGCCGGCGGCGTAATGCCCCTCCGCGCGCGGCTCCAGTATCACCAGCATCGGCATATCGGTATAGCGGCGCACATAATCGCGGAAATAGCCGACCTCGCGATCCAGGTGGAATTCTTTCAACATTACGTGGCCCATCGCCAGCGCCATTGCGCTGTCGGTGCCTTGCTTCGGGTTCAGCCATTGGTCGCACAATTTGGCCACTTCGGCATAGTCCGGCGTCACCGCCACGGTTTTGGTGCCTTTGTAGCGCACTTCGGTGAAGAAATGGGCATCCGGGGTGCGCGTCTGCGGCACGTTAGAACCCCAGGCGATAATATAAGAGGAGTTGTACCAGTCGGCGGACTCCGGCACGTCGGTCTGCTCGCCCCAGGTCATCGGCGAAGCCGGCGGCAGATCGCAATACCAGTCGTAGAAACTCAG is a window of Serratia plymuthica DNA encoding:
- a CDS encoding nitrate reductase subunit alpha encodes the protein MSKFLDRFRYFKQLAEPFSGDHGQTLNTNRDWEDGYRSRWQHDKIVRSTHGVNCTGSCSWKIYVKNGLVTWETQQTDYPRTRPDLPNHEPRGCPRGASYSWYLYSANRLKYPLMRKRLIALWREAKALHSDPVDAWGAIVSDPEKSRSYKVARGRGGFVRSSWQEVNELIAAANVYTAKTFGPDRIIGFSPIPAMSMVSYAAGARYLSLIGGTCLSFYDWYCDLPPASPMTWGEQTDVPESADWYNSSYIIAWGSNVPQTRTPDAHFFTEVRYKGTKTVAVTPDYAEVAKLCDQWLNPKQGTDSAMALAMGHVMLKEFHLDREVGYFRDYVRRYTDMPMLVILEPRAEGHYAAGRLLRAADLVDGLGQENNPEWKTVAIDSRSGELVAPQGSIGFRWGEQGKWNLEQREGKSQQEVELQLSLMGMHDEVTEVGFPYFGGADSEHFNSVALDEILLHKLPVKRLRLADGSEALVTSVYDLTLANYGLERGLDDANCAANYDEVKAYTPAWAEQITSVSRHNIIRIAREFADNAEKTHGRSMIIVGAGVNHWYHMDMTYRGLINMLIFCGCVGQSGGGWAHYVGQEKLRPQTGWLPLAFGLDWQRPPRHMNSTSFFYNHSSQWRYETVGTEELLSPLADKSRFGGSLIDLNVRAERMGWLPSAPQLSANPLHLAAQAKAAGQTPVDFTVDALKTGRLGFAAEQPDNPQNFPRNLFVWRSNLLGSSGKGHEYMLKYLLGTENGIQGKDLGQQGAAKPQEVEWLDNGGEGKLDLVVTLDFRMSSTCLYSDIVLPTATWYEKDDMNTSDMHPFIHPLSAAVDPAWDSKSDWEIYKGIAKAFSEVCVGHLGQETDVVTLPIQHDSPAELAQPYGVKDWKKGECELIPGKTAPHIMVVERDYPATYERFTSLGPLLDKLGNGGKGISWNTQTEVDFLKKLNYVKTEGPAVGRPKIDSAIDAAEVILSLAPETNGQVAVKAWDALGNITGRDHRHLALNKEDEKIRFRDIQAQPRKIISSPTWSGLEDEHVSYNACYTNVHELIPWRTLSGRQQLYQDHEWMRAFGESLLVYRPPIDTRAAQPLLNRKPNGNKEKALNFLTPHQKWGIHSTYSDNLLMLTLSRGGPIVWMSEDDARDLGIKDNDWIEAFNANGALTARAVVSQRIPAGMTMMYHAQERIVNIPGSEITRQRGGIHNSVTRVCPKPTHMIGGYAQLAYGFNYYGTVGSNRDEFVVVRKMNRIDWLDGEGNDDSQGSRQEKAK